A genomic segment from Thermotoga neapolitana DSM 4359 encodes:
- the iolN gene encoding 3-dehydro-scyllo-inosose hydrolase, translated as MGKWQIPPEGGHMERPTGVYYQTMTMKQIRERLKECDLIIIPVGSTENHGPNAPTGEDTFLVTRMAEQVALKTGCTVAEPIWYGYHPYHHIGMPGTVPVKDEAFIDYLVSVIAGFWNTGFRKQILLNGHGQEFVIPVAIHKFAKIFQVPAIIINLNWYHAIQDKFKTKEEGGPYETPFIHADEVETSWSLALFPELMHQEWAVDTEPKGFLPEGHIDKAGNLLHRPIAWYGHVGGGPIEVVAYPEGVVGKATLASADKAKEGVEALLDYLEKLVRDIMERFPPGKLPPAEMLSQRPKEELDALTKEPLTEGWRNLYTAGNLWG; from the coding sequence ATGGGTAAGTGGCAGATACCACCTGAGGGAGGTCACATGGAAAGACCAACGGGTGTCTATTATCAGACGATGACGATGAAACAGATAAGGGAAAGACTAAAGGAGTGTGACCTCATAATAATCCCTGTGGGAAGCACGGAAAACCACGGACCAAATGCACCAACAGGAGAAGATACCTTCCTCGTCACGAGGATGGCCGAGCAGGTCGCATTGAAAACAGGTTGTACAGTCGCAGAGCCCATCTGGTATGGATACCATCCGTACCACCACATAGGAATGCCAGGAACGGTTCCAGTAAAAGATGAGGCGTTCATAGACTATCTTGTGAGCGTCATAGCAGGATTCTGGAACACTGGTTTCAGAAAGCAGATCCTTCTGAACGGCCATGGCCAGGAGTTCGTGATTCCTGTAGCCATTCACAAGTTCGCAAAGATTTTCCAGGTTCCTGCCATCATCATCAATCTGAACTGGTATCACGCCATACAGGACAAGTTCAAGACGAAGGAAGAAGGCGGCCCCTACGAAACACCGTTCATTCACGCAGACGAAGTGGAGACGTCATGGAGCCTTGCGCTCTTTCCGGAACTCATGCACCAGGAATGGGCTGTCGACACAGAGCCGAAAGGGTTCCTACCGGAAGGACACATAGACAAGGCGGGAAATCTCCTTCACAGACCCATTGCATGGTACGGACACGTAGGGGGAGGTCCCATAGAGGTTGTGGCGTATCCTGAGGGAGTTGTGGGAAAGGCAACCCTTGCGTCTGCGGACAAGGCCAAGGAAGGAGTTGAAGCCCTTCTGGATTACCTGGAAAAACTCGTGAGGGACATCATGGAAAGGTTCCCGCCGGGGAAACTGCCACCTGCGGAGATGCTGTCTCAGAGGCCAAAGGAAGAACTCGATGCACTCACAAAAGAGCCACTTACGGAAGGCTGGAGGAACCTGTACACGGCTGGGAACCTGTGGGGATGA
- the iolM gene encoding scyllo-inosose 3-dehydrogenase — MKAVRLHAKWDPRPDFKLGPKDVEGKLTWLGSKVWRYPEVRVEEVPEPKIEKPTEIIIKVKACGICGSDVHMAQTDDEGYILYPGLTGFPVTLGHEFSGVVVEAGPEAINRRTNRRFEIGEPVCVEEMLWCGHCRPCAEGFPNHCENLNELGFNVDGAFAEYVKVDAKYAWSLRELEDRYGDRLFLAGSLVEPTSVAYNAVIVRGGGIRPGDNVVILGGGPIGLAAVAILKHAGAAKVILSEPSETRRNLAIELGADHVIDPTKENFVEAVLDYTNGLGAKLFLEATGVPQIVWPQIEEVIWRARGINATVVIVARADAKIPLTGEVFQVRRAQIVGSQGHSGHGTFPRVISLMASGMDMTKIISKTVTMEEIPEYIKRLQTDKSLVKVTMVNE; from the coding sequence ATGAAGGCGGTGAGGCTTCATGCAAAGTGGGATCCAAGGCCTGATTTCAAACTGGGGCCCAAGGATGTTGAAGGAAAACTTACCTGGCTTGGAAGCAAGGTGTGGAGATATCCGGAGGTGCGAGTTGAAGAAGTCCCGGAGCCAAAGATCGAAAAGCCCACAGAGATCATCATCAAAGTGAAGGCCTGCGGGATCTGTGGCAGTGACGTTCATATGGCCCAGACCGATGATGAAGGCTACATTCTTTACCCTGGTCTTACTGGTTTTCCCGTCACTTTGGGCCACGAGTTTTCCGGAGTTGTGGTGGAGGCAGGACCGGAGGCCATCAACAGAAGAACAAACAGAAGATTCGAGATCGGAGAGCCCGTCTGTGTAGAGGAAATGCTCTGGTGTGGTCACTGCAGGCCCTGTGCTGAAGGCTTCCCAAACCACTGCGAAAACCTGAACGAACTGGGATTCAACGTCGATGGAGCTTTCGCAGAGTACGTGAAGGTCGATGCCAAATACGCCTGGAGCCTCAGAGAACTGGAGGACAGGTACGGTGACAGACTCTTTCTTGCAGGAAGTCTCGTGGAACCCACCTCCGTTGCTTACAACGCTGTAATTGTGAGAGGAGGTGGAATCAGGCCTGGAGACAACGTGGTGATACTCGGAGGAGGTCCTATAGGACTTGCAGCCGTTGCGATTTTGAAACACGCAGGAGCAGCGAAAGTGATCCTGTCAGAGCCTTCCGAAACTAGAAGAAACCTTGCCATAGAGCTGGGAGCAGATCACGTGATAGATCCCACAAAGGAGAACTTCGTGGAAGCGGTGCTTGATTACACGAACGGTCTTGGAGCAAAGCTTTTCCTCGAAGCGACAGGTGTTCCTCAGATCGTCTGGCCACAGATAGAAGAGGTAATCTGGAGAGCCCGCGGTATAAACGCCACCGTGGTGATCGTGGCAAGAGCCGACGCGAAGATACCTCTCACTGGGGAAGTGTTTCAGGTCAGAAGGGCACAGATCGTGGGATCTCAGGGACACTCTGGTCATGGTACCTTCCCGAGGGTGATCAGTCTCATGGCCTCCGGGATGGACATGACCAAAATCATCTCCAAGACCGTTACCATGGAGGAAATACCTGAGTACATAAAGAGGCTTCAAACCGACAAGTCCCTGGTGAAGGTTACCATGGTGAACGAGTGA